Genomic segment of Ancylothrix sp. D3o:
ACCGATTTCTACAACAAGAACTACAACTAACCGAAGAGGAGCTTTATAAGAAGGCACAAACTCACGGTTTTCTTACCACCGGCAGCACAGCAATCTCAATGATGATGGGTGGTGCAATCGGCCCTCTAATTTTCCCGAACCCAACCCCATCTATCTCAATTGCTGCCGGTGGCATCCTCATCGGTATCCCATTGGCCGGTGTACTAACAATAGTTCTCAACAAAATTATGTGGAGACAGGATTATGACGACTAACCAAACAATCACTTTGCCTGCTGAAGTTTACTGGACTAAACGTATCATTTACAAGCGGCAGTACAGCGGTATCAATGATGGTCTGTGGTGGAATAGACTCTCTAGTTTTACCAAATTCTGATGAGCGCGATTTCTTAGGGAGCCGGTGCAGCAATAATTGGATTTTCTTTGACCCTACCATCAACGTTTTTCTCAATTAAATCATCTGGAGACAAGATTATGACGACTAAGCAAACCAAAAAACTATCGGCTGAGATTTATTGGTCAAAACAGATTATCAGCCACATCAGAGAACTCATTAATAACAGCCAAGCCGGTGATGAATTCGTT
This window contains:
- a CDS encoding FUSC family protein produces the protein MQNRLVEIEHEANRENRFLQQELQLTEEELYKKAQTHGFLTTGSTAISMMMGGAIGPLIFPNPTPSISIAAGGILIGIPLAGVLTIVLNKIMWRQDYDD